The following nucleotide sequence is from Planctomycetia bacterium.
GCGGCGTTCGTCAAAGACCGGCCCGTCAGCACTACCGAAGTTTGCGCGACGGTCTACGAGTTGCTCGGAATCGGGCCCGAGACGCGCGTGCCGGATCGCTCCGGCCGGCCGCACTTCGTGACGATGGGTGCGAAACCGATTCACGAGCTCATGGAGTGAACCAGGTTCGAGGTACGATGGAACGCATGCGCGAGAACCTGCGACCACTCACGATCGACGACTTGGACGCCGTCGAACGCATTCAGCGGGAAGCCTATCCTCACTACCATCTGGAAGCGATCGCGGTCTTCGCCGACAAACTGGCACGCTATCCCGCAGGCTGCTGGGCCTACGAGACCGAGGGAAGCGTCAGCGGTTATCTATTCTCGCATCCCGCCTTACTCTCGAACCCACCGAAGCTCGATCGCCTCTTGGAGCCCCAGGTCGAGATACCGGATTGCTACTTCATTCACGACAAAGCGGTGCGGCCGAGCCATCAGGGCCAAGGTGCGGGACGCAAGCTCATCACGACCGCGTTCGCACATGCGGCATCGCTCGGCCACGCGACTCTTGCGTTGGTAGCCGTTCAAAACTCTCGCCCCTACTGGGAGCGCTACGGCTTCAGCGCCGTCTCCGACCTCGAACCGGCCGTAAGCGCAGTCCGAGAATCCTACGGCCCGGCGGCTCACTACTTGGTTCGCCGAAGCTAAATAGAATCTGGCCCGTAGATTTGCTGCGGGCGAGTTCTATTTAGTTCAGATTCTTGTTAACTGAAATCTCAATCGTGTCGAGACGCGGAGAGACGAGAAGCGATTCT
It contains:
- a CDS encoding GNAT family N-acetyltransferase, encoding MERMRENLRPLTIDDLDAVERIQREAYPHYHLEAIAVFADKLARYPAGCWAYETEGSVSGYLFSHPALLSNPPKLDRLLEPQVEIPDCYFIHDKAVRPSHQGQGAGRKLITTAFAHAASLGHATLALVAVQNSRPYWERYGFSAVSDLEPAVSAVRESYGPAAHYLVRRS